A window of Cytophagia bacterium CHB2 contains these coding sequences:
- a CDS encoding quinone oxidoreductase, with amino-acid sequence MKAIRIHQHGGVEALVYEDIPVPKPAANEALVKVAVSGVNFIDVYHRIGFYQVALPFTPGSEAAGVVESIGSQVTEVRAGQRVAFAMTPGSYAEYVLVPAARLVVLPEKISFEAAAAVMLQGMTAHYLTHATYALKAGETCLVHAAAGGVGLLLIQMAKRRGARVLGTVSTEEKAQLARAAGAEEIIFYTRQDFAGEVKRLTEGKGVDVVYDSVGKTTYEKSLACLRPRGYLVLFGQSSGAVPPIDPLMLSAKGSLFLTRATLMHYMATREELLQRAGDVLNWTANGELTLRIHRVFGLAEAGQAHTLLESRQSSGKLLLKP; translated from the coding sequence ATGAAAGCGATTCGCATTCACCAACATGGCGGAGTCGAAGCACTCGTCTATGAAGATATTCCGGTTCCAAAACCGGCGGCCAACGAAGCGCTCGTGAAGGTGGCGGTGAGCGGGGTGAATTTTATAGATGTTTATCATCGCATCGGATTCTACCAAGTGGCGTTGCCGTTCACCCCCGGCAGTGAAGCTGCCGGCGTGGTGGAGAGTATTGGCAGCCAGGTGACGGAGGTTCGCGCCGGACAACGCGTAGCCTTTGCGATGACGCCCGGCAGCTATGCCGAATATGTGCTTGTTCCCGCCGCGCGGCTGGTTGTCCTGCCGGAGAAAATTTCATTCGAGGCTGCCGCCGCTGTGATGTTGCAGGGCATGACGGCGCATTACTTGACGCACGCAACGTATGCGCTCAAGGCGGGAGAAACGTGCCTGGTGCATGCCGCTGCCGGCGGCGTGGGATTGTTGCTGATCCAAATGGCGAAACGTCGGGGCGCACGAGTACTGGGCACCGTTTCCACCGAAGAAAAAGCCCAACTTGCGCGCGCGGCCGGCGCGGAGGAAATCATTTTCTATACGCGACAGGATTTTGCCGGCGAAGTAAAACGCTTGACGGAGGGCAAAGGCGTTGACGTGGTTTATGATTCGGTGGGCAAAACGACTTATGAAAAAAGCCTGGCGTGCTTGCGGCCGCGCGGTTATCTCGTGCTGTTTGGGCAATCGAGCGGCGCCGTCCCGCCCATTGACCCGCTCATGCTCAGCGCGAAGGGGTCACTTTTTCTCACGCGTGCGACGCTGATGCATTACATGGCAACTCGCGAGGAATTACTGCAGCGCGCCGGCGACGTGCTGAATTGGACGGCAAACGGCGAGTTGACGCTGCGCATTCATCGTGTGTTTGGACTCGCGGAGGCAGGGCAAGCGCATACGCTGCTGGAGAGCCGGCAATCTTCCGGCAAATTGCTGCTAAAACCGTGA
- a CDS encoding class I SAM-dependent methyltransferase, with protein MNCCTVEGTNKFFNTQAGSMIKRFKKRGLRAEQKLLVEGIQQNRLAQDEILEIGCGVGALHLTLLKRGATKATGIDISSKMIATAKQLAAEMNVQHRTHYQQGDFVALHEHLPAADIAILDKVVCCYTDARTLIVHSTAKTRRLYAVSFPRQSRFVRMIFRLTASFLKLLRQSFHPYYHSPAQIEKWIAEQGFEKKYQANTFIWAVQVYDRKNEASLSRA; from the coding sequence ATGAACTGTTGCACGGTGGAAGGCACCAACAAGTTCTTCAATACGCAGGCCGGCAGCATGATCAAACGTTTCAAGAAGCGAGGGCTGCGTGCCGAACAAAAATTGCTGGTGGAGGGCATTCAGCAAAACCGTTTGGCGCAGGACGAGATTCTTGAAATCGGCTGCGGCGTGGGCGCGCTGCATCTCACGCTGCTCAAACGCGGCGCAACCAAAGCCACCGGCATCGACATCTCCAGCAAAATGATCGCCACCGCCAAACAACTGGCAGCCGAAATGAACGTGCAGCATCGCACGCATTATCAACAAGGCGATTTTGTTGCGCTGCATGAACACCTGCCGGCGGCGGATATCGCGATTCTCGACAAAGTGGTGTGCTGTTACACGGATGCCCGGACGCTGATTGTGCACTCGACTGCCAAAACGCGCAGACTCTACGCCGTCAGTTTTCCGCGGCAAAGCCGGTTCGTGCGCATGATCTTCCGGCTGACAGCGTCATTCCTGAAGTTGCTTCGGCAGTCATTTCACCCTTACTATCATTCACCGGCTCAAATCGAGAAATGGATCGCGGAACAAGGGTTTGAAAAAAAATACCAAGCGAATACATTCATCTGGGCGGTGCAGGTTTACGATCGCAAGAATGAAGCGAGTTTATCTCGTGCTTAA
- the trmB gene encoding tRNA (guanosine(46)-N7)-methyltransferase TrmB: MPRKKLKRFAELATFPNVFYDPFAMKGRWRELFFQNDHALTLELACGKGEYTLALARKYPEKNFIGVDAKGARLWTGAKTALLENLPNAAFLKGQIEQIALFFAEQEVQEIWITFPEPYPENAKAKKRLTAPRFLNEYRRILPPGGMIHLKTDDLDLFKFSLKAVQAEGGVIHEALPDLYQVPDDGESTAIQTTYERRYLTEGRTIKYLRFSL, encoded by the coding sequence ATGCCGCGCAAGAAGTTGAAGCGTTTTGCCGAGTTGGCAACATTTCCAAATGTTTTTTATGATCCGTTTGCGATGAAGGGCCGCTGGCGCGAGCTGTTCTTTCAAAATGATCATGCTCTCACGCTGGAGCTGGCCTGCGGCAAGGGTGAATACACGCTTGCCCTTGCCCGAAAATATCCTGAGAAAAATTTCATTGGTGTTGACGCCAAAGGAGCCAGGCTGTGGACCGGCGCAAAAACTGCGTTACTCGAGAATCTTCCAAACGCCGCATTTTTAAAAGGGCAAATTGAGCAGATTGCATTGTTTTTTGCGGAGCAGGAAGTGCAGGAAATTTGGATTACGTTTCCGGAGCCTTATCCCGAAAACGCGAAGGCGAAGAAACGCTTGACCGCGCCGCGCTTCTTAAACGAATATCGCCGCATTTTGCCGCCGGGCGGCATGATTCATCTCAAAACAGATGATCTCGATTTGTTTAAGTTCTCTTTGAAAGCCGTGCAGGCCGAAGGAGGCGTCATTCACGAAGCCTTGCCCGACTTGTATCAAGTCCCCGACGACGGCGAGTCAACCGCGATTCAGACGACCTATGAACGTCGCTATCTAACCGAGGGGAGAACCATTAAATATTTGCGTTTCAGCCTATGA
- a CDS encoding T9SS type A sorting domain-containing protein encodes MRKNAFFISQRFMEDSMKAGLNVTKLIALALFVWATGTQAQITVTSTDVLGLIGKTHEVESDTTFGVSVNVGSAGANQTWDFRSVTIQAERYTNQFVNRQGTPFAAQFPQANFVQKTTFPAEPGSEFYLYLQVTSASAQTVGSGVITPDTSFANSEEAGDVTPLPLQFGATWNVAESDTFGDPQTFAIITTSNTSNTVDGWGQVRLPIGDFDCLRIRGNSETITKTIFSGTVFLADTTTTIDYIWISKNNFYVAMAVSQDGETNPNFTEAASFSRLASTTTSVASHSGREAIPDAFELSQNFPNPFNPETKIAFQLRQAGVAELSVFNVTGEKMRTLLSAPMPAGEHTVSWDGRDASGRNLASGIYVYRLKVGNHESAKTMLLLK; translated from the coding sequence TTGCGAAAAAATGCTTTTTTTATCTCCCAACGTTTTATGGAGGACTCTATGAAGGCAGGATTGAATGTTACGAAGTTGATAGCTCTGGCATTATTCGTTTGGGCGACGGGCACGCAGGCCCAAATCACGGTGACTTCCACTGATGTACTAGGATTGATCGGCAAAACGCATGAAGTCGAATCGGATACAACGTTTGGCGTCTCGGTCAACGTCGGTTCTGCGGGCGCCAATCAAACGTGGGATTTTCGCAGCGTGACGATACAAGCCGAGCGTTACACGAATCAATTCGTGAACCGGCAAGGCACGCCGTTCGCCGCGCAATTTCCGCAAGCCAATTTTGTGCAAAAGACCACCTTCCCGGCCGAACCGGGCAGCGAGTTTTATCTTTACTTGCAAGTCACAAGCGCAAGCGCGCAAACGGTGGGTTCGGGAGTTATCACGCCGGACACCTCATTTGCCAACTCTGAAGAAGCCGGTGACGTTACGCCGCTTCCTTTGCAATTTGGCGCAACCTGGAATGTAGCGGAGTCCGATACGTTCGGTGATCCGCAAACATTTGCCATCATAACCACCTCCAACACCAGCAACACCGTCGACGGCTGGGGGCAGGTGCGTTTGCCCATTGGCGATTTTGATTGCTTGCGCATTCGCGGCAATAGCGAGACAATTACCAAGACGATCTTTTCCGGCACTGTTTTTCTTGCCGACACGACAACCACCATTGATTATATCTGGATTTCGAAGAACAACTTCTATGTCGCAATGGCCGTGAGCCAGGACGGCGAAACGAATCCCAATTTCACCGAGGCCGCAAGCTTCAGCCGTTTGGCTTCGACCACCACTTCGGTGGCGTCTCATTCCGGGCGTGAGGCAATACCGGACGCCTTTGAGTTATCACAGAATTTTCCGAATCCCTTCAACCCTGAAACGAAAATTGCATTTCAGTTGCGCCAGGCCGGGGTGGCTGAGTTATCGGTTTTCAACGTGACCGGAGAGAAAATGCGGACACTCCTATCAGCGCCTATGCCGGCAGGTGAGCATACGGTAAGTTGGGATGGCAGGGATGCCAGCGGCAGAAATCTCGCCAGCGGTATTTATGTTTACCGTTTGAAAGTCGGCAATCACGAAAGCGCCAAAACCATGCTTCTTTTGAAGTGA